AGTATTTTTGTCTAATATATTTATAAACTCATTTACAGTTGATTATTTGCATGCCTCAATAGAGAAGCAAAAATGTTTATAATTAATTCATCACCCACAGCCCCCTGTGATCTATCCATCTGTGTGACTGATAGATATGATAGACATGACAtacatttgatgtttacacaaaaataaataaaatattcaacAAGCTGTAGACTTTTCTTATTATCGGGGTGaacatggctcaagagttggcagtttgtcttgtaatccagttcgagccccggctcagacagtctcggccgttgtgtccttgggcaagacacttcacccgttgcctactggtggtggtcagagggcccggtggcgccagtgtccagcagccacgcctctgtcagtgagccccgggcagctgtggctacaatgtagcttgccatgaccggtgtgtgaatgagtgagagagaaacctctggcagaaccaggctcagtgaggggtggccatctgcctcAAACCGGTCTTGgggtttttaaaatgattcactgGATGTGAAATAAATTGCCTTGTTTGAATTGTTTGTTGTTAGGCAATTTAAAGGCTCACTTTGATGTCAACTAATACACTTACATGGTCCAAataatttgaaataaatatttacagaaCATTCGTCAGTGGTATTGGGTCcctggctacaatgtagcttgccatgaCCGGTGTGtcaatgggtggatgactgaatgtagtgtaaagcgctttggggtccttagggtctaagtaaagtgctatacaaatacaggccatttaccattatgcTATAGTCTACTAAAGACTTGTTGCAACATAAAAGTCACCAATGAAATACCTGAAGCTTTGTTTGTGGGAAGAACATTCTATACAAATTTCTAGGTTGTTGTAAGTTAGTTTGACTCCATTATTTTTATCTCAATACATAGGAAAGATAATACTTCCATTGCGCAGCATCTATACATGATGTCAATAGACAGTCTGCGCTGCCCTCTACTGCTCAGAATGGTACCTGATGGCTTTGAGTTACCCTGTCGATTCAGTGGGAAAATGATTCTGTGAACCTTTCTGCAGATCTTTAGGAGTGCTCATCATTACATTGCATACTTCTCATTGCTCCTGTTCACTGTATTATTccattctgttctattctggtACATTGTATTAATGCATTACAGCACATACTGTTCAATTAGCAGCActtcagttttaaaattaatagCATAGAGTATGCAACATCATGTCAACTATATCATTAACAGATAATATTTTACATTCTCACTATCTCtcttactcacacacacaaaagctatGTCCCAATTCATAGGCCGCACACTTCGGGAGACCCGGCCTTCGTGGTCTGCGTGGGCCGGCTCCTTCGAAGACcgagaaggccggaagtgcgaggctgtgaaatgggacggtctagccttcagatttgcattaccagctgtctcggtggagtttaatagaCTAAGACATCATGCAATCATGAGAGAAGTATATACACCTTTAAAAAATaagtttcccttttttttttttttagagacaCCAATTTGGAGGCACATGAAATTATTGCAAATTTGGCACTGGAACTTGACCACAAGAAGGTCAGCAGGTTCAATATATCAAGGTCAGCTGTATGGGATGGAGCTGTTAGAGGATTTCGACGCAGCACATACTCTGACAACTACGACATGTTCATCaagtttattattaattattttaatatagGGAGCCTAAGTCTCCTCCCCTTCTGGTCTGCTCGTGGGTCcctgaacaaaagaaaaatgaatggaAGTGAATGGAGCtataaaagttattttctggTCTGCTTTGCCTTACTCTCTGAATCACACATATGTTGTACttcaatttaaataataaataattgtgTTTCGACTATGTCTGTAATGTAATTTGAGATTTGTTAGCTTGTAAAAATTTGTCCTTAAAATGACTACAAGTCAGATGTCGCAAATATGATGTCGCCTCAGAAGCTTTTCTCCCCCAGCGTAGCTGCTAATTATCACATGGCCAGATTTATAGTGGTTTTCTCCACATCATCCTGGAAGAAGGATTCGAAGCTCGCTAAACAAAACTAAGCTTTTCCTCTTCTCTGTGTCTGGTTCGATGATGTCAATTTTGTGAGACGAACATTTACATTTCGCCACGTCTtttcaaacaaaacataaaataaccTTTGCCACCTGTCGCTTAAGCACTTTTTGgcatcaaaatgtgtttatatacTTCACGGACATCATATTTTAAATCCATTATACACATCAAACGGGAtcagaaaataatttttattgGCTCATAGACTCCTATTTTTTTAGCAGTATGGGACCCATGGTCCGGAAGTAGATGGATGTACCTTAGGTTTCCTATCCCAATAGATTATCTAAAGGTACAGTAAGTAAGAATGAAATAAGAAATCCTGTGGTCAAATTTGTGTACTACAGTCTATCTTTATAAACAAACGAGTGACTCTCCCTCCTCCCGTTCCATGAGTTTCATGGGTACGGATCAGCGCCAGAAGATTCTAGATGACAAAGACGAGTCATACACAGTTAGTTTCAATGTAACCTTCCTTCCAACATGATTGAGACATTAGACTGCTTTGTGATTATTTCACTTAGTGTACTTTTAAGGGGTGGATGTTATAATCTATTGATAGTATGAAAATTGATGATGTGAAATGCATTGTATAATAACAATGAATGTAATAAGCAAACAGTGAATCGTCATCTAATTGCAAAGTAAAGGCTGTGGAGATTGTCTGCTGCACTGTTTTActaataaaatagtttttttacCTGTTGTACTTCATTAGCAAGCACAAGATCCCCAGCACCCTTCCTTagagaacaaagaaaagcattATTGTTGTGTACTGTGAAAATATTAATTGACACTTTGAAAATATTTAAGCATCTTGATTAACAAACAAGCAATACAAGTATTATGTAGTCCATGTTCCAAAAACCATATACAGAATGAAtgactgtgtgttatacttgtataactatgcatgtgacaaataaagaaccttgaacctttaaCCTTGACAAAAGTGTATATCTCATTAATACAAAAGTTTAGgcaaaaaacagtaaaagattacATGTTCTTAAAATATCACTTACTCATATTCTGCCGCTTTCTGTAAAGGACTGCTTTCATGTTGAAGTTCCCAtggctgaaacaaacaaacaaacacacgcacgcacgcgagcgagcacgcacgcacgcacacacacacaaaatgtattTCACATATAACTATTAACTGTTTTACTGAactgaggcaaatggtggtggctaaacaacaagaaaactctataaaaaaaatttaaattgtacTTACCAGTGTATCAGCAAGATCAAACTCAGAGGGCCTTTTAATAACAATCTCGGGGTCAGAGTCAGACAAGTCTGAGTTTTCTCCAactacaaaacatgaaaacaaatcaaGCTAAGCAAACTAAATTCATACTAATGTATGAAACTTTATTTGATCATGAATAATAGATTAATACGAAAGGCATAAAGTTAGCATTTAAAAATCATGACTCAGTAGATCCAGAAATGGCTGAATTTCATGTTTCCAGGAAGAAACATAACATATACAAGCTAATTTAGGCAGCAATGGTGGCAGAGGAGTTAAAAGCCCGCCCTGTAATCAAAAGGTTGAAGGTTTGAGCCCTGCTCAGTCTGTcacagtcgttgtgtccttgggcaagacacttcaccctccATGCCAGGTGGTGGTAGTGGGAGGGATAGGTGGCATCTGTGTACAGCAGCCTTGCTTCAGTCAGTGAGTCCCAGGACAGTTGTGTCCACATTGTAGCTAATCAccagcagtgtgtgaatgtgtatgggtgaatgactggttTTGTTGTGAAGTGTCTTGGGGGGGTTGTAGAACCCTAGAAGTTGCTATatcaaatacaggccattcacCATTTTAATGTAGGTATGCTATTGACTTGCGTGCTTTATGCGTAATGTTATCATTTTACAATTTCAAAATTAGCAGTTGTTGAAACTAAGGGAATGtgtgtcaaaatcaaaacaaacattagcagctTACCATCTTCAAAGTCACTCTTCAAGCAGATGAAAACAGTGATTCTTTGATAAGGCTTGCCAACTTCAGCCTTATAAGCCTCAAGTGTAAATGGTCTTTGTGTTCCAGGGACAGTAATGACCTCAGTGCCATCCGGATACAGAAGAAGGAAAGGTCCATCTTTTAGATCTTTGTTAAAGtccttcatttttttaacagcTTGATTGAGCAGACTTGTGGCAGTAGCGTCAGGGTCTGTTGTTAGGAAAATAGTTTTTCCACGGTATGGCTTCAAACCACCCTTTTTTATGGTCATCAAGCCGACATTTATCTGTAAGGAAAAACACATGAACAATGGGCCAAGTAGATACTAATATGACTCTAAGCAGATCTATTCAAACTTGAATATTTATTAACTGCTAAAGAGGGATCTTCCTGACAACCTAAATGTACAATTACTCGTAAACAATTGTTCTTATTCTGGATAGCTTTACTACACTGAACATTTTTTACACAACTCCCCTAAGGAATAACAAAAGAATGTCATTAGAAAATTAACCTCAACTTGTTTTCAGACTGAGCTAGCCAAACTACCTGaacctttcttttttcctttttctttaagcCCTTCCTCCCTTCAGAAAACTTTTGCctctcttcatttttcttttttctgtattcTATGAAGGTGCTGAAGGTTGGAGTCGGGCAGTTTGAGGTAGTCTGTGATGCTAAAgggaaacaaaggaaaaatgtaCTACAATGTCACACATTAAagacattcattcatgtaaCATTCCATTGTCCACACAACACGCAAATAAGGACAACACTGAATAATCTCACTAGAAAATTTCTACCAAGGAATGACAATGCAACTGATACTATTGACCAATACAATTCTACACCAGTAAGTTTTAATGTATAGACACATAATAGGGTTAGTTCCTAAAGTTAACCAAACATAATAAATGAACTAATTTATTATCGTTTCAGTTGTGGAAATGCTCAGAGGACTGTTCCACGAAGCAAGCTAATCCCAAAAGCCAGGCTCACTCTGAAAATCCAGGCTCGATTGCCCCAAATTCGGTTCCAGGAACGAGGCTAACCTGCAGTCTTTCTGCTCATTCATTATGCAATATGCTTGTGGACAAGTCTGGTCCGTGGCACCCTAGCTGCGAGGTTTGTTAACACTAGAACTGCCCTCAAACCTTCACTACTAGAAAGGTCTTGAGCAGTCATTTTGACAGCTGCGTGCATTTTCAAATGAGCCTCGATTTTCTGAGCTCGCTTAGTGGAACAGCCCTCTGGTCTGCTATGGGCTGGAAACAGCTAACGCTAGgctaataaatcaataaataacaaacattttattatgCTTATTAACTTACTCAATGGGAGTGAAGTGTCTCCGATGCAAGATGCGTGATAAAGCCTCTCGCCACAGCCGCTGCAAAAGTTCGGCGACTCCTCAACCAGCTTTTTCCCACAGCTAGGACAAAACATTCCGCCGTTCTTCTTCAAACGAAATGCGCCACAGGCAGAGTAACTTCCGGTTCCAAAGACGAACAGATCGGACATCCAATCAGTGATGTCTCCTGTTGCCGACTGGTACCTACCCTTTCCGGTTTTCTTAATGTAATTGTGCTTCtcaatttgtttttgtgattcttcttttgtttttgtgcttcttaatttgtttttgtgattcttcttttgtttttgtgcttcttgatttgtttttgtgattcttcttttgtttttgtgcttcttgatttgtttttgtgattcttcttttgtttttgtgcttcttgatttgtttttgtgattctcagttttgtttttgtgcttctcaattttgtttttgtgcttctcaattttgtttttgtgattctcagttttgtttttgtgattctccatttgtttttttgtttctcgattttgttgttgtgtttagcaATTTGTTGGTGTGATTTGCACTTCAGGGCCTCtcaattttgttgttgtgtttagcaatttgttggtgtgatttgcacttcagggccaccgtacaaaAGAGCTCATTCGCTACCACCTGATGTGGCACTATGATGATTTTGACTTTTGCCAGTGTCACCTCGAAACAGTTTCACCCCAGTCCTTGGATTCCTCAGGCCTCCAGAGACGACACCAGGGCTCAGTAGTTACTTCACAAAACTGTTATTCATCCACAATCACTGATGCACCTTCTAGAAGGGAGATGTACAAGACCGGGCAATTCCTCTGCAAGATCTCCATTACCCGCTGTTTTATAGAAGCGACACCCACCGTAAACCCTATATGATGTGCCATAAAACTaaaacactgtgtttgtgtatgtgtgtgcaagcacGTGACTGCCTGCGTGTGCAcatacctgtgtgtgtgcatgtgtatatatgtctCTGTGTGCGGGACTTCCTGCCGGTCATAAAAGTCCATCTCCCGTCCAGACCACAGTTATCCAGTTACAAATACTGAGACCCCCACCCAGGTATCCCCTGGAGAATTTCCACTCATCTCtctttgttttactttcacagctCAAGGTGGGGGAGGGTCTCCTACAAGTCTACTCCTAACTTTGTGACACGTTTAGGCCTTTATTACATCCAGGGCAGTTTCAGTGTCTTTACAATACTTCTACATCCTATCTAACACATTTCTAAAT
The window above is part of the Maylandia zebra isolate NMK-2024a linkage group LG23, Mzebra_GT3a, whole genome shotgun sequence genome. Proteins encoded here:
- the LOC112429706 gene encoding uncharacterized protein LOC112429706 isoform X3, translating into MSDLFVFGTGSYSACGAFRLKKNGGMFCPSCGKKLVEESPNFCSGCGERLYHASCIGDTSLPLTSQTTSNCPTPTFSTFIEYRKKKNEERQKFSEGRKGLKKKEKRKVQINVGLMTIKKGGLKPYRGKTIFLTTDPDATATSLLNQAVKKMKDFNKDLKDGPFLLLYPDGTEVITVPGTQRPFTLEAYKAEVGKPYQRITVFICLKSDFEDVGENSDLSDSDPEIVIKRPSEFDLADTLPWELQHESSPLQKAAEYEKGAGDLVLANEVQQGPTSRPEGEET
- the LOC112429706 gene encoding uncharacterized protein LOC112429706 isoform X1; this encodes MSDLFVFGTGSYSACGAFRLKKNGGMFCPSCGKKLVEESPNFCSGCGERLYHASCIGDTSLPLTSQTTSNCPTPTFSTFIEYRKKKNEERQKFSEGRKGLKKKEKRKVQINVGLMTIKKGGLKPYRGKTIFLTTDPDATATSLLNQAVKKMKDFNKDLKDGPFLLLYPDGTEVITVPGTQRPFTLEAYKAEVGKPYQRITVFICLKSDFEDVGENSDLSDSDPEIVIKRPSEFDLADTLPWELQHESSPLQKAAEYEKGAGDLVLANEVQQNLLALIRTHETHGTGGGRVTRLFIKIDCSTQI
- the LOC112429706 gene encoding uncharacterized protein LOC112429706 isoform X5 encodes the protein MSDLFVFGTGSYSACGAFRLKKNGGMFCPSCGKKLVEESPNFCSGCGERLYHASCIGDTSLPLTSQTTSNCPTPTFSTFIEYRKKKNEERQKFSEGRKGLKKKEKRKVQINVGLMTIKKGGLKPYRGKTIFLTTDPDATATSLLNQAVKKMKDFNKDLKDGPFLLLYPDGTEVITVPGTQRPFTLEAYKAEVGKPYQRITVFICLKSDFEDVGENSDLSDSDPEIVIKRPSEFDLADTLPWELQHESSPLQKAAEYEVLGILCLLMKYNRIFWR
- the LOC112429706 gene encoding uncharacterized protein LOC112429706 isoform X2, with translation MSDLFVFGTGSYSACGAFRLKKNGGMFCPSCGKKLVEESPNFCSGCGERLYHASCIGDTSLPLTSQTTSNCPTPTFSTFIEYRKKKNEERQKFSEGRKGLKKKEKRKVQINVGLMTIKKGGLKPYRGKTIFLTTDPDATATSLLNQAVKKMKDFNKDLKDGPFLLLYPDGTEVITVPGTQRPFTLEAYKAEVGKPYQRITVFICLKSDFEDVGENSDLSDSDPEIVIKRPSEFDLADTLPWELQHESSPLQKAAEYEVLGILCLLMKYNRSQLHQTSPRLRAG
- the LOC112429706 gene encoding uncharacterized protein LOC112429706 isoform X4, which codes for MSDLFVFGTGSYSACGAFRLKKNGGMFCPSCGKKLVEESPNFCSGCGERLYHASCIGDTSLPLTSQTTSNCPTPTFSTFIEYRKKKNEERQKFSEGRKGLKKKEKRKVQINVGLMTIKKGGLKPYRGKTIFLTTDPDATATSLLNQAVKKMKDFNKDLKDGPFLLLYPDGTEVITVPGTQRPFTLEAYKAEVGKPYQRITVFICLKSDFEDVGENSDLSDSDPEIVIKRPSEFDLADTLPWELQHESSPLQKAAEYEKGAGDLVLANEVQQVSTSSDIT